Proteins from a single region of Argiope bruennichi chromosome 6, qqArgBrue1.1, whole genome shotgun sequence:
- the LOC129971731 gene encoding uncharacterized protein LOC129971731, translating into MHEIGEMKFSMVTLWFEKMSRRFWEMCVECGSLSEVLGNVCGVWKSVGGFGECVWSVEVCRRFWGMCVECGSLSEVLGNVCGVWKSVGGFGECVWSVEVCRRFWGMCVECGSLSEVLGNVCGVWKSVGGFGECVWSVEVCRRFWGMCVECGSLSEVLGNVCGVWKSVGGFGECVWRSVGGFGECVWRSVGGFGECVWRSVGGFGECVWRSVGGFGECVWRSVGGFGECVWRSVGGFGECVWRSVGGFGECVWRSVGGFGECVWRSVGRCVMYEICHWTIEWLV; encoded by the coding sequence ATGCATGAAATTGGggaaatgaaattcagtatggtAACTCTTTGGTTCGAGAAAATGTCTCGGAGGTTTTGGGAAATGTGTGTGGAGTGTGGAAGTCTGTCGGAGGTTTTGGGGAATGTGTGTGGAGTGTGGAAGTCTGTCGGAGGTTTTGGGGAATGTGTGTGGAGTGTGGAAGTCTGTCGGAGGTTTTGGGGAATGTGTGTGGAGTGTGGAAGTCTGTCGGAGGTTTTGGGGAATGTGTGTGGAGTGTGGAAGTCTGTCGGAGGTTTTGGGGAATGTGTGTGGAGTGTGGAAGTCTGTCGGAGGTTTTGGGGAATGTGTGTGGAGTGTGGAAGTCTGTCGGAGGTTTTGGGGAATGTGTGTGGAGTGTGGAAGTCTGTCGGAGGTTTTGGGGAATGTGTGTGGAGTGTGGAAGTCTGTCGGAGGTTTTGGGGAATGTGTGTGGAGTGTGGAAGTCTGTCGGAGGTTTTGGGGAATGTGTGTGGAGTGTGGAAGTCTGTCGGAGGTTTTGGGGAATGTGTGTGGAGGTCTGTCGGAGGTTTTGGGGAATGTGTGTGGAGGTCTGTCGGAGGTTTTGGGGAATGTGTGTGGAGGTCTGTCGGAGGTTTTGGGGAATGTGTGTGGAGGTCTGTCGGAGGTTTTGGGGAATGTGTGTGGAGGTCTGTCGGAGGTTTTGGGGAATGTGTGTGGAGGTCTGTCGGAGGTTTTGGGGAATGTGTGTGGAGGTCTGTCGGAGGTTTTGGGGAATGTGTGTGGAGGTCTGTCGGAGGTTTTGGGGAATGTGTGTGGAGGTCTGTCGGACGGTGTGTGATGTATGAAATTTGCCATTGGACGATAGAGTGGTTAGTATGA